The Halorientalis sp. IM1011 genome window below encodes:
- a CDS encoding EamA family transporter — MSYLLWALLALLAYSLVAPLVKIATAEIPSTVVLLISNGMLVLVAMGVVLATDTPVVQHLSQDRAIYAYGAGIALAVGILAYYRALAAGPVSVVVPIYGLFLVTSSVLGIVILEESLTARKMAGIALAIGAVYLTAVE, encoded by the coding sequence GTGAGCTATCTCCTCTGGGCACTGCTGGCACTGCTGGCGTACAGTCTCGTCGCACCGCTGGTGAAGATCGCGACGGCGGAGATACCGAGTACCGTGGTGCTTCTGATCTCGAACGGGATGCTCGTCCTCGTCGCGATGGGCGTCGTCCTCGCCACCGATACGCCCGTCGTCCAGCACCTCTCGCAGGACCGGGCGATATACGCCTACGGCGCGGGGATCGCGCTCGCGGTCGGCATCCTCGCGTACTACCGGGCGCTGGCGGCCGGCCCGGTCAGCGTCGTCGTCCCCATCTACGGCCTGTTCCTCGTCACGAGTTCCGTCCTCGGCATCGTGATCCTCGAGGAGTCCCTTACCGCCCGGAAGATGGCCGGAATCGCACTGGCCATCGGCGCAGTCTACCTGACCGCCGTCGAGTAA
- a CDS encoding YqjF family protein, translated as MNAPSLLEMRWADVLFAHWGVEPAVVDAKLPDGLSADTYEGDAYLGVVGFRMASIRPRGAPVGLSFPELNLRTYVDGPDGPGIYFFNLDADDRLGVTLARRLFRLPYYRAEMDVTETADGFRLRSARTHPGAPLAGFDATYRPTGESSEPDPGTLEHFLTERYRFYVADDSHRVYVGPVDHPPWPLQGAVLEIRENDLFAANGFEEPAGEPLVHYSPGVDVEASVLRPVDGSILHRP; from the coding sequence ATGAACGCGCCGTCGCTGCTGGAGATGCGCTGGGCCGACGTGCTCTTCGCCCACTGGGGCGTCGAACCGGCGGTCGTCGACGCGAAACTCCCGGACGGTCTCTCGGCCGACACGTACGAGGGCGACGCTTACCTCGGTGTCGTGGGCTTCCGGATGGCGTCGATCCGCCCCCGCGGCGCGCCCGTCGGGCTCTCCTTCCCCGAGTTGAACCTCCGGACCTACGTCGACGGCCCGGACGGACCGGGGATCTACTTCTTCAACCTCGACGCCGACGACCGACTGGGTGTCACCCTCGCCCGCCGCCTCTTTCGTCTGCCCTACTACCGGGCGGAGATGGACGTGACCGAGACCGCCGACGGCTTCCGGCTCCGGAGCGCCCGTACCCACCCCGGGGCCCCGCTCGCGGGCTTCGACGCCACGTACCGGCCCACGGGCGAGTCGTCCGAGCCCGACCCCGGCACGCTCGAACACTTCCTCACGGAGCGATACCGCTTCTACGTCGCCGACGACAGCCACCGGGTGTACGTCGGCCCGGTCGACCATCCGCCGTGGCCGCTCCAGGGGGCGGTACTGGAGATACGGGAGAACGACCTGTTCGCGGCCAACGGGTTCGAAGAGCCCGCCGGTGAGCCGCTGGTCCACTACAGCCCCGGCGTCGACGTTGAAGCCAGCGTGCTCCGCCCCGTGGACGGGTCGATACTGCACCGCCCCTGA